The genome window TACTTCGTAGAACGGTAACTCAGACAGAAAACAGGGAATAAGATAAAACAAACAACGGGAAAGTCGGGCAAACAGAAAACCAACAAACTCGTGCAACGACCCGATGTTTCACCGTCGGTGACTTAAAGCGTTTTCTCTTTATATTGTTCCACATACCGTTGAACAAACGGTAGCCTATATACTCGTAAAGAGGCGATGGAACCCGCACACGCACCCACCCAATAGACTATCACGTGCTCCATAAAGGAAGTTCCTAAACATCCGTATTTCAACGAGGTGGCCAGCGCGGGATTGAAGTAGCCGCCGGAATAATCGAAAGCTGAAATCAgcgtgaaaataaatcgaatataAGCGTATCAACGCGATCATCAACAAGTGTTCATATCGAAAAAAAGAGCCTAGTCTATGGCCATGATACGATAATACAGAGTATCTAATATTCGCAACGAACGGATTTGATTACtcgcaaatattttcagtttctaAATCGCGAAAAGTGTAATACCTTTTCTTTAAGATGCCAGATTTACTAAGGTGAAAGGATCGTAGTGAGGTGAAAtcgtaaagaaatttttctcgaaataaGAGGGGAAATCAAacgagaataaaagaaatgtaggaaaatgtgaaaaaaacTAAGCGTTATTCGAGTTATTCCaagcaaatttttaatcgtttctgGGCAAGCAAACAacttatgaatttatttttcgcatctgtaaaaataataaaagatgtaaTAATTCAAAGGACTTTAAAGTGTTGTTATGTTCGTACTTATTATTGCTCGATAagagaaatttcttcgaatgaTCGAAGCAGACTATCTTCGATGGAAAACtcacattattatatatttgaacgcgaaaaagattatatttacGATCCGaatatattcgaataattcaaatatatctCTACGTTCGAAAAGTCTATACACAATTTCCACATTTAAAGAAAAGAgttgaaaaaattcaatacgTGTATTCGAAAAATATGGATCGATTCAGCTGTTATTTCCCATTagtttatattaatttgttaaaagcGATTGCGTTGACCTATTAAAGTCGTATCGAGCATCTAAATCTAAATGTTTATAAACCGCGAAAGAATATATGTACAAGAATGAATGAaggtttttatttttctacggCTTAGATACCCTGTAGTTAGGAAACTAAAAGGAATATGTAAATAACTAAAGATTAACGTAggtaaataaatgaaaaaatttgttacaaaaCGAATCgtgatataaattaatcaaacCTGCGATAACCAAAGTTGTTCCAACGAAGGAATCAAGAATAACACTAATCTTCGAATTTATCTCGCTCAAGCCACGTGAGACCACCCTATATATACAAGTTGCCACGCATTCTATAAATGCTCCAAATATTACAGGCACCTTAAAGATAGAAGAGACGCTCGCATAATTTTCGCTAGAATTTATGAAAActatgattttttaatctcATATATCCCGATAGGGTACTAACGTTAACGAGGGTATTATAATAGTCTTAAAGATGTTTTTTTATCTTATGTTCTTGCATACGTCACTATCGCAAAAAGActatttttgttacattttcgAAGGAAAGAAGCGAGCCTATTACAAACAGTTGGGAaaagtttgtaatttattatcgcACTTACTTGTAGATCGGTAGTACAATCTTCGAATGCTTTGTGTTTGTGCGTCGAAACAATTTCCAGTGCCCAAAGTAATTGCACGTATCTAAAAACGGCAAGACCGCCGA of Bombus pascuorum chromosome 6, iyBomPasc1.1, whole genome shotgun sequence contains these proteins:
- the LOC132908308 gene encoding aquaporin-11 isoform X2 is translated as MAATLIALAVSTLYIVFTSLIAYWMRRYTNYYIQDPFVRSLFLEGIATGELCGACFELIIIADNWGVSMYGVYLFVLTIWWSLNWEDATACPYTHIEDVVNGTKSVRDAFLLIWAELVGGLAVFRYVQLLWALEIVSTHKHKAFEDCTTDLQVPVIFGAFIECVATCIYRVVSRGLSEINSKISVILDSFVGTTLVIAAFDYSGGYFNPALATSLKYGCLGTSFMEHVIVYWVGACAGSIASLRVYRLPFVQRYVEQYKEKTL